From Phaeobacter porticola, the proteins below share one genomic window:
- a CDS encoding NAD-dependent epimerase/dehydratase family protein: MRFPPTLRPALILGASGRIGGILRHQWASAGADLRWQRRARPDGAETEVQGWHVFDPLADPEALAEAARGAAAILCLAGPVPGGAAGHDLSARQLVQHRDLALAALEAAAHVRDAGAGAGVETGTGAPRVLLASSAAVYGAAPGSLSEDTPLAPVAPYGAAKAEMEQAAQARAAELGLEITLFRIGNIAGLDAILGGWRAGFCLDQLANGQTPRRSYIGPRTLAEVLAALLRCPDLPQVLNIAQPGAVAMGDLLQAAGLEFARRPAPAQAIAEVQLDVARLIGLLAAQPVPAADLPARLPVATAADLVAEVRALDLLPNARSR; this comes from the coding sequence ATGCGTTTTCCACCCACATTGAGACCCGCATTGATCCTGGGCGCCTCCGGGCGGATCGGCGGAATCCTGCGCCACCAATGGGCCTCTGCCGGGGCGGACCTGCGCTGGCAGCGGCGGGCGCGGCCTGACGGAGCAGAGACCGAGGTACAGGGCTGGCATGTCTTTGATCCGCTGGCGGACCCGGAGGCGCTGGCAGAGGCGGCGCGGGGCGCGGCGGCGATCCTCTGTTTGGCGGGGCCGGTGCCCGGCGGCGCGGCGGGCCACGATCTGAGTGCGCGCCAGCTGGTGCAACATCGCGATCTGGCGCTGGCGGCGCTGGAGGCGGCCGCGCATGTGCGCGACGCAGGGGCCGGGGCAGGGGTTGAGACCGGGACAGGGGCACCGCGGGTGTTGCTGGCCTCTTCGGCGGCGGTCTATGGCGCGGCCCCTGGTTCCCTGAGCGAGGACACCCCGCTGGCCCCGGTGGCCCCTTATGGGGCGGCCAAGGCCGAGATGGAGCAGGCCGCGCAGGCGCGTGCCGCCGAACTGGGGCTGGAGATCACCCTGTTCAGAATTGGCAATATTGCCGGCCTTGATGCGATCCTGGGCGGCTGGCGGGCGGGGTTCTGTCTGGATCAACTGGCCAATGGGCAGACGCCCCGGCGCAGCTATATCGGCCCGCGGACCCTGGCGGAGGTGCTGGCGGCCTTGCTGCGCTGCCCCGACCTGCCGCAGGTGCTGAATATCGCCCAGCCGGGAGCGGTGGCGATGGGCGATCTGTTGCAGGCGGCGGGGCTGGAATTTGCCCGCAGGCCCGCGCCTGCGCAGGCCATTGCCGAGGTGCAGCTTGACGTCGCCCGGCTGATCGGGCTTTTGGCGGCACAGCCCGTGCCTGCCGCAGATCTGCCAGCGCGCCTGCCTGTTGCCACAGCCGCTGATCTGGTGGCGGAGGTGCGCGCGCTGGACCTGCTGCCCAACGCCCGATCCCGATAA
- a CDS encoding sugar transferase, whose translation MTWRKRLFDLFFASLLVVVLGPVLLGLLAWLLLKEGRPLFYVAERMKGVDQPFALWKLRTMQVVDSDTGVSGGDKSARITRTGAWLRAKRLDEFPQLWNILRGDLSFVGPRPPLRQYVEANPELYARVLKSRPGVTGLASITYHKHEAALLARCTTAEETDQVYSRLCVPMKARLDLIYQRHQSMCYDFDLVFQTIGNLFRRS comes from the coding sequence ATGACCTGGCGCAAACGCCTCTTTGATCTCTTCTTTGCCAGTCTTCTGGTGGTGGTGCTGGGCCCGGTGCTGCTGGGGCTGCTGGCCTGGCTGCTGCTGAAGGAAGGCCGTCCGCTGTTTTACGTGGCTGAACGGATGAAAGGCGTCGATCAGCCCTTTGCCTTGTGGAAACTGCGCACCATGCAGGTGGTGGACAGCGACACGGGCGTGTCCGGCGGCGACAAATCGGCCCGCATCACCAGGACCGGCGCCTGGCTGCGCGCCAAGCGGCTGGATGAGTTTCCGCAACTGTGGAACATCCTGCGCGGCGATCTCTCCTTTGTCGGGCCGCGTCCGCCGCTGCGCCAATATGTCGAGGCCAATCCCGAGCTCTACGCCCGGGTGCTGAAATCGCGCCCCGGAGTCACCGGACTGGCGTCGATCACCTATCACAAACATGAGGCCGCCCTGCTGGCGCGCTGCACCACCGCCGAGGAAACCGATCAGGTCTATTCCCGCCTCTGTGTACCGATGAAGGCACGGCTGGACCTGATTTATCAGCGTCACCAGAGCATGTGCTATGACTTTGATCTGGTGTTTCAGACCATTGGCAACCTGTTCCGGCGCAGCTGA
- a CDS encoding polysaccharide biosynthesis protein — translation MFNLISALSRKQKSYIFLTIDLGLIPLALFLTFLVQPLPGSALATLAAMLPVLPYVLAVSAGVALWLGLPKVQLNAYERHAVGLTALLASITAGATAGLTLLFGPDLPPGTHVVFATTYFLCLLAARAVLYQVVVAIYRRAQPRCRVLIYGAGTTGAQLAQALKAHDGIDPVAFVDDNTSLQGVTLVGLPVFPPARIAEIAKARQITRVLLAMPSQSLPKQAQIIQRLQRMQLEVQALPSFAQLIGEEALVDKLTPVAPQNFLGRATRDVPLQEASGSYQDRVVLVSGAGGSIGSELCRQVLACRPRKLVLYELSELALYTIHQELEQQVEGTDITLVPVLGSVTDPRQVRMVLADHGVQVVLHAAAYKHVPLVEANPLPGLANNVFGTQTLARAAARSGVERFILISSDKAVRPTNVMGASKRMAELVVQDLSTRNPGTVFTMVRFGNVLGSSGSVVPLFQEQISRGGPVTVTDPRVKRYFMTIREAVQLVLQAGAEALGGEVFVLDMGEPISILQLARQVIESAGYSVQDEDHPDGDIAIEIIGLRPGEKMQEELTLSSDLITTRHQKIFCAREAVLSEIEVAALIRALRQAVAAGDEGAARALIKRWVEGYRAPEEDRKTS, via the coding sequence ATGTTCAATCTGATCAGCGCGCTGTCACGCAAACAGAAATCCTATATCTTTCTGACCATTGATCTTGGGCTGATCCCGCTGGCGCTGTTCCTGACCTTTCTGGTGCAGCCGCTGCCCGGATCGGCACTGGCCACTTTGGCGGCGATGCTGCCGGTGCTGCCCTATGTACTGGCGGTCTCTGCCGGGGTGGCGCTGTGGCTGGGGCTGCCCAAGGTGCAGCTCAATGCCTATGAACGTCACGCCGTCGGGCTGACTGCGCTGCTGGCCTCAATCACCGCCGGGGCCACGGCCGGGCTGACGCTGCTGTTTGGCCCGGATCTGCCGCCCGGCACCCATGTGGTCTTTGCCACCACCTATTTCCTCTGTCTTCTGGCGGCCCGTGCCGTGCTCTATCAGGTGGTTGTCGCGATCTACCGCCGCGCCCAGCCGCGCTGCCGGGTGCTGATTTATGGGGCCGGTACCACCGGCGCCCAGCTGGCCCAGGCGCTGAAGGCCCATGACGGCATCGATCCGGTGGCTTTTGTCGATGACAATACCTCGCTGCAGGGGGTGACATTGGTCGGCCTGCCGGTGTTTCCGCCCGCCCGCATTGCTGAAATCGCCAAGGCCCGCCAGATCACGCGGGTGCTGCTGGCGATGCCGTCGCAAAGCCTGCCGAAACAGGCCCAGATCATCCAGCGGCTGCAACGGATGCAGCTGGAGGTGCAGGCGCTGCCCTCTTTTGCCCAGCTCATCGGGGAAGAGGCGCTGGTCGACAAGCTGACTCCGGTGGCGCCGCAGAATTTCCTGGGCCGCGCCACCCGCGATGTGCCCCTGCAGGAGGCCAGCGGATCTTATCAGGACCGGGTGGTGCTGGTTTCAGGAGCCGGCGGGTCCATCGGGTCCGAACTCTGCCGCCAGGTCTTGGCCTGCCGTCCGCGCAAACTGGTGCTTTATGAGCTGTCGGAACTGGCGCTTTACACCATTCATCAGGAACTGGAACAGCAGGTCGAAGGCACCGACATCACCCTGGTACCAGTGCTGGGTTCGGTGACCGATCCGCGTCAGGTGCGCATGGTGCTGGCCGATCACGGCGTACAGGTGGTGCTGCATGCGGCGGCGTATAAACATGTGCCCCTGGTAGAGGCCAATCCGCTGCCCGGTCTGGCCAACAATGTCTTTGGTACGCAGACGCTGGCCCGGGCCGCGGCGCGCAGCGGGGTGGAGCGGTTCATCCTGATTTCCTCGGACAAGGCGGTGCGCCCGACCAATGTGATGGGTGCCTCCAAGCGGATGGCGGAACTGGTGGTGCAGGATCTCTCTACCCGCAATCCCGGCACCGTTTTCACCATGGTGCGCTTTGGCAATGTGCTGGGCTCTTCGGGATCCGTGGTGCCGCTGTTTCAGGAACAGATCAGCCGCGGTGGCCCGGTCACCGTCACCGATCCGCGCGTCAAACGCTATTTCATGACCATCCGCGAGGCGGTGCAGCTGGTGCTGCAGGCCGGCGCCGAGGCGCTTGGCGGCGAGGTCTTTGTGCTGGATATGGGCGAACCGATCTCAATCCTGCAACTGGCGCGTCAGGTCATCGAAAGTGCCGGCTATTCGGTACAGGATGAAGACCATCCAGATGGCGATATCGCCATTGAAATCATCGGCCTGCGCCCCGGTGAAAAGATGCAGGAAGAGTTGACGCTCAGCTCTGATCTGATCACCACCCGCCACCAAAAGATCTTCTGCGCCCGCGAGGCGGTGCTGTCGGAAATCGAGGTCGCGGCGCTGATCCGTGCCCTGCGGCAGGCCGTGGCCGCCGGCGACGAAGGGGCCGCACGCGCATTGATCAAACGCTGGGTCGAGGGCTACCGCGCCCCCGAAGAGGATCGCAAGACCTCCTGA
- a CDS encoding YjbH domain-containing protein — MQAQNALTAPKPEAPRFKPLPAPSLNFYGSPGLVDMPSAEMLPDGQFATTYSWFGGQARYNLTFQATPWLSASFRYNGIQTNGAQIAGFSTYYDRGFDVRLRLLREGRYRPAVTVGLQDFAGTGIYAGEYIVATKNFDTPALSHRGGTGRLKLTAGLGWGRLGSNGSIGSIAGTRPGFVGGTTGGELSYDQWFRGEMAPFAGIEWLPNDRWGFKAEYSSDAYVLETGAPNVFERKSSFNFGAEYQARPGLRLGAYYLYGSELGVTAQIQLNPKHPTQPMRVSAPVPIAPRSSWATEDSHWSRDWATSTRAKTTLRDALAEALQQDGLILEALTLPADGTEAELRYRNPRYRAQTLAIGRSARAMARLLPPSVETLKIVPMRGGLALSQVVIRRSDLEALEHSPAATEALWAVTGLQAADALAGDALVTQDLYPAFSTSISPYTAPSYFDPELPFRLDVGVDLKASYAPAPGWRIAGAIRQRVWGNVKDGRASNSVLPHVRTDATEYAQFDTTLENLYVARQWQMGRDLYARSTVGLFESMFGGVSGEVLWKPVSSRLALGVEGNYVVQRDYDQRLSFRDYKTFTGHASAYYQMDKGYHVQVDAGRYLAGDYGATFALDREFANGWRVGGFFTLTDVSSEDFGEGSFDKGFRFSIPLDWLLGKPSRNTFGMVVRPTQRDGGQRVHVPGRLYGQIREAHRAQLTRQRARIWE; from the coding sequence GTGCAGGCGCAAAATGCGCTCACCGCGCCCAAACCGGAGGCGCCGCGGTTCAAACCACTGCCCGCCCCCAGCCTCAATTTCTACGGCTCTCCCGGCCTCGTGGATATGCCCAGTGCGGAAATGCTGCCGGACGGGCAGTTTGCCACCACCTATTCCTGGTTTGGCGGTCAGGCCCGTTACAATCTGACCTTCCAGGCCACCCCCTGGCTCAGCGCGTCCTTCCGCTACAATGGCATCCAGACCAATGGCGCCCAGATTGCCGGGTTCTCCACCTATTACGACCGCGGCTTTGACGTGCGGCTGCGGCTCCTGCGCGAGGGACGCTATCGCCCGGCCGTTACTGTCGGGTTGCAGGATTTTGCCGGCACCGGGATTTATGCCGGGGAATATATCGTCGCCACCAAGAATTTTGACACCCCCGCGCTCAGCCATCGCGGAGGTACTGGCAGGCTGAAGCTGACCGCCGGCCTGGGCTGGGGACGCCTGGGGTCCAACGGCTCCATCGGCAGTATTGCCGGCACCCGACCGGGGTTTGTCGGTGGCACCACCGGGGGCGAATTGTCCTATGATCAGTGGTTCCGGGGTGAAATGGCGCCGTTTGCGGGCATTGAATGGCTGCCCAATGATCGCTGGGGGTTCAAGGCGGAATATTCCTCGGATGCCTATGTGCTGGAAACCGGCGCCCCGAATGTGTTTGAGCGCAAGTCCTCCTTCAACTTTGGCGCCGAATATCAGGCCAGACCGGGGCTGCGGCTGGGGGCCTATTATCTTTATGGCTCGGAACTGGGCGTCACCGCACAGATCCAGCTCAATCCCAAACACCCGACCCAGCCCATGCGGGTCAGCGCGCCGGTGCCAATTGCGCCGCGCAGCAGCTGGGCCACCGAAGACAGTCACTGGAGCCGCGACTGGGCCACAAGCACCCGCGCCAAGACCACATTGCGGGATGCGCTGGCCGAGGCGTTGCAACAGGACGGGTTGATCCTGGAGGCCCTGACCCTGCCCGCAGATGGCACCGAGGCTGAGCTGCGCTACCGCAATCCGCGCTACCGTGCCCAGACCCTGGCCATCGGCCGCAGTGCGCGTGCCATGGCACGGCTGCTGCCACCGTCCGTGGAGACGCTGAAAATCGTGCCGATGCGCGGTGGGCTGGCGCTGTCGCAGGTGGTGATCCGGCGCAGCGACCTGGAGGCGCTGGAACATAGCCCCGCCGCCACCGAGGCGCTCTGGGCGGTCACCGGCCTGCAGGCCGCCGACGCTCTGGCCGGGGATGCGCTGGTTACGCAGGATCTCTACCCGGCGTTTTCCACCTCGATCAGCCCTTATACCGCGCCGTCCTATTTCGATCCCGAGCTGCCGTTCCGGCTGGATGTGGGCGTGGATCTGAAGGCGTCTTATGCACCGGCCCCCGGCTGGCGCATTGCCGGCGCCATCCGCCAGCGCGTCTGGGGCAATGTGAAAGATGGGCGCGCCTCCAATTCGGTGCTGCCGCATGTGCGCACCGATGCGACGGAATATGCCCAGTTCGATACCACGCTGGAAAATCTCTATGTGGCGCGGCAATGGCAGATGGGGCGCGATCTTTATGCCCGCAGCACCGTTGGTTTGTTTGAGAGCATGTTTGGCGGGGTCTCCGGCGAGGTCCTTTGGAAACCGGTCTCCAGCCGTCTGGCGCTGGGGGTCGAGGGCAATTACGTGGTGCAGCGCGATTATGATCAGCGGCTGTCGTTTCGCGATTACAAAACCTTCACCGGCCATGCCTCGGCCTATTACCAGATGGACAAGGGCTATCATGTGCAGGTGGATGCCGGGCGCTATCTGGCGGGCGATTATGGCGCCACCTTTGCGCTGGACCGCGAATTTGCCAATGGCTGGCGGGTTGGTGGGTTTTTCACCCTCACCGATGTCTCCTCCGAGGATTTTGGCGAAGGCTCCTTTGACAAGGGCTTCCGCTTCAGCATTCCGCTGGACTGGCTGCTGGGCAAACCCAGCCGCAATACATTTGGCATGGTGGT